TCTTCTCACTGGCCTCGCTGGCCTGCGGCCTGGCTCCCAATCTGCCGTCCTTGATCGCAGCGCGGACACTCCAGGGGATCGGCGCGGCGCTGCTGGTGCCCGGCAGCTTGGCCATGATTGGGGCAGTGTTTGACCCGGCACGGCGCGGGCGAGGCGTAGGCCTGTGGAGCGCGGCCAGCTCAGTGGTGACCCTGCTGGGACCAGTGATTGGCGGGCTGCTGGTGGACGCGGGTTCGTGGCGCTGGGTGTTTTTCATCAACCTGCCGCTGGCCGTGATGGTGCTGTGGTTGCTGCGGCGCGTTCCTGAAACGCAGACCCCCGGCGCACGTCCGGACTGGCTGGGATCTGTGAGCATCACGGCGGGGTTGGGCGGGCTGGCGTACGCCTTGACGCGGGCGGGAGCAAGCGGTTGGGACGCTCTAACCTGGATCTCGCTGGGCGTATCCGCTGTGGGTTTTGTCTCCTTCCTGTGGCACGAGGCGCACACTGAGAAACCCATGCTGCCACTGACGCTGTTTCTCAATCCAGTCTTCGCTGGAACCAACCTGCTGACCTTTTTGCTTTACGGAGCGTTAGGAGCGGTGGGGCTCTATCTGCCGCTGTACCTGATCGGCTCACTGGGCTACAGCGCCACCGCTGCTGGGGCGTCGCTGCTGCCGTTGTCTCTTCTGTTGGCTGGCCTGTCCGGGTGGTTCGGAGGACTGGCCGATAAGCACGGCCCGAGACTCTTCCTAACCGCCGGGCCGATTCTGGCTGGGGTGGGCTTCGCGCTGCTGGGGTTCGGGCGCAACTGGAGCGGCGGCGGTTACTGGACGGCCATCTTACCAGGAGCATTGGTGCTGGGATTGGGCATGTCACTGACGGTTGCGCCGCTCTCCAGCGCGGTCATGGGAAGCGCGGGACGCGAGCTGAGCGGCGTGACCAGTGGGGTCAACAACGCCGTATCGCGCGCCGCCGGACTGCTGGCCGTGGCCGCACTGGGACTGCTGCTCGTGAGCAGTTACCGGAGCGCCCTAACCACCCGTCTGGAAGTTGCCGGAGCGAGCGCCGAAACTCGCCAGAGCGCCGTACAGCAGGCCAGCCGCCTGACCGATCTGAAATTACCGGACAGCGCGGCCCCATCGACCAGACGGGCCGTCAATGCCGCGTTTGGTGACGCTTTTCGCAATGTGACGTTCTCAGCGGGAGCGCTCAGCGTGTTAGGCGGGGCAGCTGGGTTCTTCTTCTTGGCTGGGCGCAGGCGCATGGCTCGACCATCAGAATGAAACGAGATCTGTCGGTGCTTCATATGGCATTCGACACCTCAGCGCCGCTGCACAAAGCAAAACGGCATTCGGGGACGGAATGCGGTTTCAGCTGGACAAAGCAGACGGCGGTTGTCAGGCTAACATGGACGCTTCCTCAATCAGTTCCATTCGGAAACACAATCAACGACGTTCATCGAAAGACTATCAAGGAGCCTGATCATGCCTACTCCCGAATTGCAACTCAGCGGCATCCACCACCTGACCGCCGTGTCCGCCAACATTCGTGAAAACAAACGCTTCTACACCCAGGATCTGGGCATGCGCCTGGTTAAACGCAGCGTCAATCAGGACGACACCAGCGCTTACCACCTCTTCTACTCTGACAAAGTCGGTACGCCTGGTATGGACCTTACCTTCTTCGACTGGTCGGTGGGCCGCGAGCGCCGGGGGAGCCACAGCGTGACCTGTACTGCCCTGCGCGTCAGGGACGAGGCAAGTCTGCGGTACTGGCAGGGCCGTTTTCAGGAGCTTGGTATTCAGCACGCGGAGATCACCGAACGCGGCGGGCGGCTCACCCTCGATTTTGAGGATCCGGAGGGCCAGCGGCTGGCTCTCGTGGTGGACGGTGGGGCAGGCGATCCGCCTGTTCCCTGGGAGCGCAGCCCGGTGCCTGCCGAGTATCAGGTACGCGGTCTAGGGCCGATCACCATCACCATTCCGACTTTGGCCAATACGGACAAAGTGCTGCAACAGGTCATGCATCTGCGTCCGGTACGCGAATACCCGGATCCGACGAGTCCCGCGCACACCGTGCATGTCTACGAGATGGGTGCAGGTGGCCCGCACGCAGAACTGCACGTGGCAGTGCGCCCTGATATGTCTCCAGTTCAATCCGGCGCGGGCGGGGTACATCACGTTGCTTTCCGGACGCCCAACGAACAGGAATACCATGCCTGGAACGAGCACCTCAGCCATTTCGGTCTGCATAGCAGCGGTGAGGTGGACCGCTATTACTTCCGCAGCCTGTACTTCCGCGAACCGAACGGTGTGCTGTTCGAGATTGCCACCGATGGCCCTGGCTTCGGGGTGGACGAGGATATGGCGACGCTGGGAGAGAAGACCATTTTACCGCC
The Deinococcus psychrotolerans genome window above contains:
- a CDS encoding ring-cleaving dioxygenase — encoded protein: MPTPELQLSGIHHLTAVSANIRENKRFYTQDLGMRLVKRSVNQDDTSAYHLFYSDKVGTPGMDLTFFDWSVGRERRGSHSVTCTALRVRDEASLRYWQGRFQELGIQHAEITERGGRLTLDFEDPEGQRLALVVDGGAGDPPVPWERSPVPAEYQVRGLGPITITIPTLANTDKVLQQVMHLRPVREYPDPTSPAHTVHVYEMGAGGPHAELHVAVRPDMSPVQSGAGGVHHVAFRTPNEQEYHAWNEHLSHFGLHSSGEVDRYYFRSLYFREPNGVLFEIATDGPGFGVDEDMATLGEKTILPPRFESRRAQILAGLKPVD
- a CDS encoding MFS transporter yields the protein MTEQTAARPTPLTSAERWTLAATVLGSSLAFLDGSVVNVALASLQADLNATAAGVQWVVNAYALLLAALTLTGGALGDAYGRKKIYGIGVVIFSLASLACGLAPNLPSLIAARTLQGIGAALLVPGSLAMIGAVFDPARRGRGVGLWSAASSVVTLLGPVIGGLLVDAGSWRWVFFINLPLAVMVLWLLRRVPETQTPGARPDWLGSVSITAGLGGLAYALTRAGASGWDALTWISLGVSAVGFVSFLWHEAHTEKPMLPLTLFLNPVFAGTNLLTFLLYGALGAVGLYLPLYLIGSLGYSATAAGASLLPLSLLLAGLSGWFGGLADKHGPRLFLTAGPILAGVGFALLGFGRNWSGGGYWTAILPGALVLGLGMSLTVAPLSSAVMGSAGRELSGVTSGVNNAVSRAAGLLAVAALGLLLVSSYRSALTTRLEVAGASAETRQSAVQQASRLTDLKLPDSAAPSTRRAVNAAFGDAFRNVTFSAGALSVLGGAAGFFFLAGRRRMARPSE